A region of Allocoleopsis franciscana PCC 7113 DNA encodes the following proteins:
- a CDS encoding pentapeptide repeat-containing protein, whose amino-acid sequence MIRRHSLPIPALVLSLVVFLLAGTWMFGVSATPALALDYNKEILIGADFSDRDLTDSSFTKANLRSSNFSHSNLEGVSFFSANLESANFEGANLRNATLDTARLTRASLKNAVLEGAFAFNTKFDGATIEGADFTEVLFRQDVQKQLCHVASGTNPTTGRSTRDTLFCD is encoded by the coding sequence ATGATTCGTCGGCACAGTCTGCCTATTCCAGCTCTGGTTTTAAGTCTAGTGGTCTTCTTGCTGGCTGGTACGTGGATGTTCGGAGTGAGCGCGACGCCTGCTCTAGCCTTAGATTACAACAAAGAAATTTTAATTGGTGCAGATTTTTCTGACCGTGACCTGACGGATTCGAGCTTTACTAAAGCCAATCTCCGCAGCAGTAACTTTAGTCATTCTAATTTAGAGGGCGTAAGTTTCTTTAGCGCTAATCTGGAATCTGCCAACTTTGAAGGTGCCAATCTCCGCAATGCCACCTTAGACACGGCACGTTTAACCAGGGCGAGTTTAAAGAATGCGGTGCTTGAGGGCGCATTTGCCTTTAATACCAAGTTTGATGGGGCAACGATTGAAGGGGCTGATTTTACAGAGGTTTTGTTCCGCCAGGATGTGCAAAAACAACTGTGTCATGTTGCCAGTGGGACTAACCCCACAACTGGACGCAGCACTCGTGATACTTTGTTTTGCGATTAG
- a CDS encoding YraN family protein, producing MSLESDPISTPPNSTPNVGELGEQLVAQWLKTQNWLILHHRWRCRWGEIDLIAQQVDRVCEPQHSLPNLETHQPPICVQTTSGSIHTASSLAFVEVKTRSSGNWDADGRLAITRQKQAKLWQTAQLFLAEHPDLAHLPCRFDVALVSYQRISQRSRRASQGSVSPHSTDSPSLPVAIDKGNSRQVASIQLGQPLCRAGYRLILQDYIPSAFDGLD from the coding sequence GTGAGCTTGGAGTCTGACCCCATCTCAACCCCTCCCAACTCAACTCCTAATGTGGGGGAATTAGGAGAACAGCTCGTGGCACAGTGGTTAAAGACCCAAAATTGGCTAATCTTACATCACCGTTGGCGTTGTCGCTGGGGAGAGATCGATTTAATTGCCCAACAAGTTGATCGAGTGTGTGAACCCCAGCATTCCTTACCCAACTTGGAAACTCACCAACCCCCCATTTGTGTGCAAACAACATCCGGAAGCATTCACACAGCCTCATCATTGGCATTTGTCGAGGTCAAAACTCGTTCTTCAGGAAACTGGGATGCGGATGGACGGTTGGCGATTACGCGGCAAAAGCAAGCTAAACTTTGGCAAACAGCCCAACTCTTTCTGGCAGAACATCCGGATTTGGCACATCTTCCCTGTCGCTTTGATGTTGCCCTCGTCAGTTACCAGAGGATTTCCCAACGTTCACGTCGCGCTAGCCAAGGGTCTGTTTCACCGCATTCCACCGATTCCCCTTCCTTACCCGTAGCGATTGACAAAGGAAACAGCAGACAAGTTGCATCCATTCAGCTAGGTCAACCCCTATGCAGAGCAGGATATCGGTTAATCTTGCAAGACTATATCCCATCAGCTTTCGATGGTCTGGACTAA
- the dnaG gene encoding DNA primase has protein sequence MEIPRLHPDTIDDVKQRADIYDVVSDHVVLRKRGKDYVGLCPFHDEKTPSFSVSPSKQMYYCFGCNAGGNAVKFLMEVGKRSFSDVILDLARRYQVPVKTLEPEQRESLQRQLSLREQLYEILALATAFYQHALRQPQGQAALEYLKSERRLCEETIQQFQLGYAPGGWETLYKYLVEQKGKPVHLVEQAGLIAPRKEDRGYYDRFRDRLMIPIHDTQGRIIGFGGRTLKDEQPKYLNSPDTPLFDKGKTLFALDKARDAISKQDKAVVVEGYFDAIALHAAGITNVVASLGTALSEQQVKLLLRYTESKQIILNFDADKAGTQASLRAIEEIADLAYKGQVQLRVLNLPGGKDADEFLSHFPNAAEQYRNLLSTAPLWLDWQIDQLLSGKNLNDASQFQQLAQEMVKLLSRIDNDDTRAYYVRNCGEILSQGDARLVPLRVEYLFAHIKRKWRNHNKENNSLPPLNDSSERNLLEQAEALLLRIYLHRPEYRQTIIDTLEAQDLLFSLSPHRFLWQQILELQSLVVPVSPQTSDPLISLLQERSMEFPEQMRRVAHLFHLDEKRQEDIVRTPLLIQAATASLERVTCEKHRRYCLEQWQKLNPATEPERWKYYSQEFYKVDQRIKELDQLRQFNISDIIKNSFS, from the coding sequence GTGGAAATCCCCCGCCTGCATCCCGACACCATTGACGACGTTAAACAACGGGCTGACATTTATGATGTTGTCTCAGATCATGTTGTCTTACGCAAGCGCGGAAAGGACTATGTTGGGTTATGCCCCTTCCATGATGAGAAGACGCCCAGTTTCAGCGTCAGTCCCAGTAAGCAGATGTACTACTGTTTTGGCTGCAATGCGGGTGGAAATGCGGTTAAGTTCTTGATGGAAGTGGGTAAACGTTCCTTCAGTGACGTTATCCTCGATTTGGCACGGCGCTATCAGGTACCCGTGAAAACCCTGGAACCCGAACAACGGGAGTCATTACAGCGTCAGTTGTCCCTGCGCGAGCAACTTTATGAGATTCTGGCGTTAGCCACCGCATTCTATCAACATGCTCTGCGGCAACCACAAGGACAGGCGGCACTAGAGTACTTGAAATCTGAGCGGCGTCTTTGTGAGGAGACGATTCAGCAGTTTCAGCTAGGGTATGCACCCGGTGGTTGGGAAACCCTCTACAAGTACCTGGTGGAGCAAAAAGGCAAACCTGTGCACCTGGTGGAACAAGCGGGATTAATTGCACCCCGCAAAGAGGATAGAGGTTATTATGACCGTTTTCGCGATCGCCTAATGATTCCCATCCACGATACTCAAGGGCGAATCATTGGTTTTGGGGGCAGAACCCTAAAAGATGAGCAACCGAAATATCTTAACTCCCCAGATACCCCACTCTTTGATAAAGGCAAAACCCTATTTGCTTTAGATAAAGCCCGTGATGCGATTAGCAAGCAAGACAAAGCCGTGGTTGTCGAAGGATATTTTGATGCGATCGCACTTCATGCGGCTGGCATTACCAATGTGGTTGCCTCACTGGGTACCGCCCTAAGTGAACAGCAAGTCAAGCTACTCCTACGTTACACCGAATCCAAGCAGATTATCCTCAATTTCGATGCGGATAAAGCGGGGACTCAGGCTTCATTGCGGGCGATCGAAGAAATTGCCGATCTGGCTTATAAAGGTCAAGTCCAGCTACGAGTTCTAAACCTGCCGGGAGGGAAAGACGCTGATGAATTTCTCTCCCATTTCCCCAATGCAGCTGAACAATATCGGAATCTCCTATCAACTGCCCCACTGTGGCTTGATTGGCAGATTGACCAACTCCTAAGCGGTAAAAACCTCAATGACGCCTCTCAGTTTCAGCAACTTGCCCAAGAAATGGTGAAGTTACTGAGTCGAATTGATAATGATGACACCCGTGCCTATTATGTCCGTAACTGCGGAGAAATCCTCAGTCAAGGTGATGCTCGACTCGTACCTCTGCGAGTCGAGTATCTATTTGCTCATATTAAGAGAAAATGGCGGAATCACAACAAGGAAAATAATTCTCTTCCACCATTAAACGATTCTTCGGAGCGCAACCTTTTAGAGCAAGCCGAAGCCTTACTTTTACGAATTTACTTGCATCGGCCCGAATATCGGCAGACAATCATCGATACCTTAGAAGCTCAAGATTTACTCTTTAGTCTCTCTCCTCACCGATTTTTATGGCAGCAAATTTTAGAACTGCAATCACTAGTGGTTCCGGTGTCCCCTCAGACATCTGATCCGCTGATCTCGCTGTTGCAAGAACGCAGTATGGAATTCCCTGAACAGATGCGTAGAGTCGCCCATCTATTCCATCTCGATGAGAAAAGACAAGAGGACATCGTCCGTACTCCCCTGTTAATTCAAGCTGCGACAGCCTCTTTAGAAAGGGTGACCTGTGAAAAGCATCGGCGTTACTGTCTGGAACAGTGGCAGAAGCTGAATCCCGCAACTGAACCAGAACGATGGAAATACTACTCTCAAGAATTCTATAAGGTAGACCAACGGATTAAGGAACTTGACCAGCTACGTCAGTTCAACATCTCCGACATTATCAAAAACAGCTTCAGTTAA
- a CDS encoding tetratricopeptide repeat protein: MFKHYKQIPLLAATLISFGLTSASPAFAQRIEGLYSENLEAASSFQVGLTLYNRSDFEGAEQALRRALQFDPFIPMAHYLLGNSLFQQGKTDLATDQYRRALALDPNMAEAYYNLGLTMYRQGNVSEAISQYQKALSLKPNLPEARYNMALALESQGRTQEALAEYNQAIALNPDNVGAPYNMGLLYVRQNQIEPAIAAFQQAVKLNPDLIEGHYQLGILQARQGRWKEAEESLRTVSKLDPKFVQAQYQLGMVLSERGDFEGAGDRFAWVANLEPNNVDVHRRLGAARLKTRQYDQAVTALQTAVRLEPNDAMSRYNLGVGLQQLKQYPEALVQYQQAILLNPNMPDAFFNLGVTLEQSQRRDEAMSFLLQAKSLYSFQGNLPKVDEIDQYMQKLAAQPTVPSVTQPLQGPTMIPPRPITPPPTAAPQPPSSPRLIPFTQPPTGAPQKPNSSPPTPLTPSPKVAPQQPNLPRLVPFNQERLNR; the protein is encoded by the coding sequence ATGTTCAAACACTACAAACAGATCCCGTTACTTGCCGCCACCCTGATCAGTTTCGGGTTGACAAGTGCCAGTCCTGCCTTCGCTCAGCGGATCGAAGGTTTGTACAGTGAGAATCTTGAGGCCGCTTCTTCCTTTCAAGTGGGATTAACCCTGTATAATCGCAGCGACTTTGAAGGGGCAGAACAGGCGTTGCGGAGAGCGCTGCAATTTGACCCGTTTATTCCCATGGCGCATTATTTGTTGGGAAATTCTCTGTTCCAGCAAGGGAAAACGGATCTGGCTACGGATCAGTACCGCCGTGCCCTTGCTCTTGACCCCAATATGGCAGAGGCTTACTATAACCTAGGCTTGACGATGTATCGACAAGGGAACGTGAGCGAAGCCATTAGCCAGTATCAAAAAGCGCTTTCGCTCAAGCCGAATCTCCCCGAAGCTCGATATAACATGGCTTTGGCGTTAGAGTCTCAAGGTCGGACTCAAGAGGCGCTCGCCGAGTATAATCAAGCGATCGCGCTCAACCCCGATAATGTAGGTGCGCCTTATAATATGGGGTTGCTTTATGTCAGGCAAAATCAAATCGAACCCGCCATTGCCGCCTTCCAACAAGCGGTGAAGCTCAATCCTGACTTAATTGAGGGGCACTATCAATTGGGGATTCTGCAAGCTCGACAAGGTCGGTGGAAGGAAGCTGAAGAGTCGTTGAGGACAGTTTCCAAGCTAGACCCCAAATTTGTTCAGGCTCAGTACCAATTGGGTATGGTGTTGTCAGAGCGGGGAGATTTTGAGGGAGCTGGCGATCGCTTTGCCTGGGTAGCCAACCTCGAACCCAATAATGTCGATGTCCATCGACGCCTAGGGGCAGCACGGCTCAAAACCCGTCAGTACGATCAAGCCGTTACCGCTCTCCAGACTGCCGTGCGCCTAGAACCCAACGACGCCATGTCACGTTACAACTTGGGAGTCGGGCTACAGCAACTCAAGCAATATCCAGAAGCGCTGGTGCAATACCAACAGGCGATTCTGCTCAACCCCAACATGCCTGATGCCTTTTTTAACTTAGGCGTCACCCTAGAACAGTCTCAACGGCGAGATGAAGCGATGTCGTTTCTGCTCCAAGCCAAGAGCTTATACTCGTTCCAAGGGAATTTGCCGAAGGTAGACGAAATTGACCAGTATATGCAGAAGCTAGCGGCACAACCAACAGTCCCCTCTGTGACTCAGCCGCTCCAAGGCCCAACCATGATTCCCCCAAGACCTATAACGCCACCCCCTACAGCGGCACCTCAACCGCCTAGTTCACCTCGCCTGATTCCTTTTACACAACCGCCGACAGGGGCACCTCAAAAGCCTAATTCATCTCCCCCAACTCCTTTAACGCCATCCCCTAAAGTGGCACCTCAACAGCCTAATTTGCCTCGCCTTGTTCCATTTAATCAGGAGCGGTTAAATCGGTAG
- the queA gene encoding tRNA preQ1(34) S-adenosylmethionine ribosyltransferase-isomerase QueA, giving the protein MAAFLQRDTVTNTRLSQSHPIDGLLSSYDYMLPQERIAQTPLPERDGSRLLVVDSPTHHTHGIFRDLPKLLRPGDLLVLNNTRVIPARLYGYKSTGAPVEVLLLEERSDNCWLALVKPGRRLKPGAKIFFEPQPPGTPSPTTPPLGNGGTPPLPLLSATVLARDEATSGRLLQFDLPPEDSLAALLVQYGQVPLPPYITDTQALPEQYQTVYAQVPGAIAAPTAGLHFTPELLAQCRQQGIQQASVTLHVGIGTFRPVEVEDITHHAMHGEWLEVPQSTVEMIRETKASGGRVIAVGTTVVRALEGAAASGELQPFAGKTELFIYPGYQWRVVDGLITNFHLPRSSLLMLVSALIGRQRLLALYQEAIAQNYRFYSFGDAMLILPDAREPKMIC; this is encoded by the coding sequence ATGGCGGCTTTTCTCCAGCGCGACACCGTCACTAACACGCGGCTGAGCCAGAGTCACCCGATAGATGGATTGCTTTCTAGTTATGACTATATGCTGCCCCAGGAGCGGATTGCCCAAACCCCTCTCCCCGAAAGAGATGGTTCGCGCCTGTTAGTTGTGGATTCGCCCACTCACCACACTCATGGCATTTTCCGCGATTTACCGAAGTTGTTACGCCCCGGCGATTTGTTGGTGCTAAATAATACACGGGTGATACCGGCTCGACTCTATGGTTATAAATCGACCGGAGCACCCGTGGAGGTATTGCTGTTGGAAGAGCGATCGGATAACTGTTGGTTAGCACTCGTTAAACCGGGCAGGCGTCTCAAACCGGGGGCTAAGATTTTTTTTGAACCGCAGCCACCTGGAACACCCTCCCCCACCACTCCCCCATTGGGTAATGGGGGAACTCCCCCACTCCCCCTTTTGAGTGCGACGGTTCTAGCCAGAGATGAAGCAACCAGTGGGCGTCTGTTGCAGTTTGATCTTCCCCCTGAGGACTCCTTGGCAGCGCTTTTGGTGCAATATGGTCAGGTGCCACTTCCCCCCTATATTACGGACACCCAAGCCCTACCGGAACAGTATCAGACCGTTTATGCTCAAGTTCCGGGGGCAATTGCGGCTCCCACGGCTGGATTACACTTTACGCCAGAGTTACTCGCACAATGTCGGCAACAGGGTATCCAGCAGGCATCTGTCACCCTACATGTCGGTATCGGCACGTTTCGCCCCGTGGAAGTGGAGGATATTACCCATCACGCCATGCATGGAGAGTGGTTAGAAGTCCCCCAGTCCACTGTAGAGATGATTCGGGAGACGAAAGCATCGGGAGGACGGGTGATTGCTGTCGGAACAACCGTGGTGAGAGCACTAGAAGGAGCGGCAGCGAGTGGGGAATTGCAGCCTTTTGCGGGTAAGACGGAGTTGTTCATCTATCCGGGATATCAGTGGCGCGTGGTGGATGGGTTGATTACCAATTTCCACTTGCCCCGCTCTAGTTTGTTGATGTTAGTGAGTGCCTTGATTGGGCGTCAGCGTTTGTTGGCGTTGTACCAAGAGGCGATCGCTCAGAACTATCGCTTCTATTCCTTTGGGGATGCCATGCTGATTTTGCCAGACGCCAGAGAACCGAAAATGATATGCTAA
- a CDS encoding potassium channel family protein yields the protein MNLSSFRFFRNLRRDNKQFAVIGLGRFGRAVCASLHRLGYEVLGTDVDEKLVAQVLSDQIVAHAVQLDSTEPLALKEAGIFEFDTVIIAIGNFLQESIVTTLNVKEAGVPYVVAKASSEVHGKLLQRVGADHVVFPEYEAGCALARLLTKPSILERFDLDPNNSIVEVLVPEEFHGKTVTELELRNRYGVNLLAIGQNDQFEINPDPHKRLHKGLAMVIIGSNEDIDRLPI from the coding sequence GTGAATCTGTCATCTTTCAGGTTCTTTCGCAATCTACGCCGAGACAATAAACAATTTGCCGTGATTGGATTAGGGCGCTTTGGTCGGGCTGTTTGCGCCTCACTACACCGATTAGGCTATGAAGTACTGGGCACAGATGTTGATGAAAAACTGGTTGCTCAAGTCTTGAGTGACCAAATTGTAGCCCATGCCGTGCAGTTGGACTCCACCGAACCACTGGCGCTGAAAGAAGCGGGGATTTTTGAATTTGATACAGTGATTATTGCAATTGGTAACTTTTTGCAAGAAAGTATTGTTACTACGCTGAATGTTAAAGAAGCCGGTGTGCCTTATGTGGTTGCCAAAGCTTCTTCAGAGGTTCACGGTAAACTGTTGCAGCGGGTGGGAGCCGATCATGTGGTTTTCCCAGAATATGAGGCGGGTTGTGCCTTGGCAAGATTGTTGACGAAACCGTCCATCCTAGAACGCTTCGATCTCGATCCTAATAATAGTATTGTGGAAGTGTTGGTGCCGGAAGAATTCCATGGCAAAACGGTCACGGAACTGGAACTCCGTAACCGCTATGGCGTGAATCTACTGGCGATTGGACAGAACGATCAGTTTGAAATTAACCCCGACCCTCACAAGCGCCTACATAAAGGTTTAGCGATGGTGATCATTGGCTCGAACGAAGACATTGACCGCCTACCGATTTAA